The Thunnus thynnus chromosome 13, fThuThy2.1, whole genome shotgun sequence genome segment TCCGTAGACAAAATGTAAACTACATTTTAAAGTTGACTCTCTTATGCTGATTTGCTCAGTGATCAGTTCTTCGGTCGGTTACTTGAGTCCTGAAAATAGGATAGTAGGGTAAAAAGCTAATGGTAGAGGATGTTTATCCAAGTTTTGCTAACAACTGACACAGGGGTGTGAATTAGTGAATTGTCGCTGGCTCTTAGAGATCTTGAAGGGTCAAAGatggtttgggtcagtggtctggtttagTGGCCATACAGGAGAAAAGGGGTCTTCTTATCTCAATGGAtgctgtttgcaggatgttgTAAATCTCACTGATGTCTTGTTGGCCAGCGTTCCTGGGTGGagttgaagaaagagctggttATGTAGCTTGAGGGTTGTGCTGTCTGCATTCGAAGCCACGAGAGGACTTTCTCCTACAGCAGGTATTTGGACATAAAGCCAAGTATAAAACCAaagtgaactttagaggtgaTGACAGGAGGATTTTTGAGCTTTAAAGTGAGCCACACTAGCTGTTCCCCCCCCCACTTTGCCAAGCTAAACTAATCAAGCTCCAGCCTGTGGCATCGATCTTAActgcaaataagtgtattttcgGAAATGTCGAGCTGGATTCGAACTGCATATATATACGCTGTTAAAACATTATTCACTCTGATTGGGCAGTCAACTACAGAAAAGGTTAACAAGAGATGGTAAGGTGTGTGGTTCGGTGTGGGCTCTCCAGGCCAGACTGAATGTAGGAAAGCACATTTCCTCTGCTGATGGGGCTCTCCTTAGGGTGCAGTCTGGTGCTGGGCAGCAGCAGTGCTCTTGGCGCTGTTAGTGCGATAAGTGGTTAGAGATGTGTGTTCGCCGTTGGCCTGTAAACAGGAAATGTTCATTCGCCCATAGAGCTGAGTCAGGGAGGGGCCCATGGGAGCACGTAGCTGTAAGTGTTAGCGTGCatacacatttttgtgtgtgtgcgtgagttgAGACAGGGTGACACGGTTTTGTCCATTTCAGTGCTAGATGCTTGTTACTTTTGGCTGTAATTTATGCTTCTTTCTCAGCTAATATTTCGCCATGAGAGCTTGGCCAGTTATATAGTCGCGTTTTGTCACAATAACGTCAAACGCAATGTTAACATGTATCCAAAGAGCCCACACTTGTACTGTGAAAAGCGTGATGATTGTCTTATATCAAGTGATAACTTTCTTCTCCAGCAGCCTGGAAGATATCTAagtttagcaaaaaaaaaaaaggtcagctGTAATAAACAGTCCAAAGAatgttaacatactgtatatgaaaaagctgctgttttaaagatgCAACAGCCAGCCAGACCATTTCATCTGTAGGAGGGGTAAATGTGGAAACAGGAAATCAACACAGTTACCATATGTGGCTGAAATGAAGGGCTGTTTCCAATATTGCCTGGAGCAATATAACGTGCAAATGAAGCAAAGGTCCTCGTCTAATAATGGTCAGTATCATTCATGCAAACAGCACTGCTGGTGTGAAGCCATACCTAATCCAGAGTGAGAACTCTCCCTCCCATACTTTCGTCTAGCTGTGAACAGGAAATGCAGTTTATAAATAACTTGCTCATTTCTTGCTAAGAGCAAAAGGAGAAACCTTCGGGTTATGCAGTTATTGAGGACAGCTTGTCCATGACTGTTTCAACTATGGGTGGAACAGACAGGAAAGAAATTTGAAACGTGAATATTCAGTtcagcaaaaacaaaccaatgaaaaaaaaaaatcatacaagAGGAGAAGCTATACACGGGGCCATTGTACAGCAGATGCTGTCTTCTTGGTCAAAACATCAACCAGAAGacccctgagagagagagagagagagagagagaaagtgctgTGTAACTCTGTCGTCTCTGCTAACTTTGCCCAGCGCTGCTCCATCTCCTGTCGCCTGGCAGCAAATTCAACCTCTGCCACCCTGTGTGAGCCGCTCCCTCTGCAGCTCCCTGGTGtgcttctcctgctctctgatGTTGTAACAGATGTTTGTCTCGTGCTTTATTTTGCCTggtgaaatgcaaacaaaacagaattgGCAGTGTATAATCCAAAAACatgttattctgttttcattctgtgtggggaaaaaaaaaaaaaaattaatctcATGCAGTGTTGGCAGGTACACACTGGAGGTTGCCAATGTAGTATAAAGACCCTAAGCAGGTGTGTTATATTGAGGGGAATAGTGGATTGAACCTATAGCCACCAGACATTATAATCTTTAGCTTTTTAATTATTAGTGGAGCCAAAATGATGAGTCAATCAACTTAAAATGAATCTGCATACATGTTGATGTTGGTTTTATTGGGCTTCCGGCTGAGCCAGAATTCTTCATATTTTCTCGACTTGCTGTATGAATTAAAAAGATTCttttttaatggatttaatTTTGTAGATGCTGAGGATACATTTGTTGAAAATGATTTGTACAATAATTGAACTTGAATCAGGCAAATACAAGGAAGGACAAAATTATAAGCATGTATAAACACTGTTTACATGCAACTATCCCTGCAGTCGAACTTTAATTCAAGTTTTTGACAGCTTTTATGTGTTGACAGAAATAGTAGAAAGTCTTTTTCAGATGGATTCCTCCATTACAAGCCATATTAAATTACTGAAGCACTGCATGTGACACTGTTTTACCATTTATTAGCAATCCCAAAGCTCTTTTTAAAGCTTCAACTGCAGCCTCTTGCGTTACAATCTAAAAACATacttaactgttttgttttttctgttattcaCCCTCCTGTACAGCGGTACATTATGTCCCACATCAATGAGTTAAAAGCGACACTACGCTGTATGTCCTGCTTGATACCGAATGATCATTTCTGCTCGAAATTAATCATCATATTAATTTCAGAAGCCTAAAAAGAGCAGATTAAATTCAAGTAAATCTTGTATCAGTAAgaccttttcttttatttcatgtcacaaGGGTTCACTCTCATAAAATACCGCAAAGATAAGAAGCAAGCAATCCAATGTTCTTGCCTGGATCGGATTTTGCGATGTCTCAGCCACATCTGTCTATAATCCCATCATGCCTTCTGAGAGAAAATCcccttcttttcctcctccacACAGCACCAGGTGGAACCTCTGAATAACACGACTCGAGCCAACAAATTACTGTCTGTCTTAAGCCTTGTACATGCAGTAGTGGTTTATACTGTAGGAATAAAAAATGGACAATTCAGTAAAATATATCTTGCCATCTAACAGTTGTTGTACGTATAGGGGGATGATTTTAATCCAAGTTTTGATTGTGCTTCTCTGTCTGCGTGGATTGTATATAATTCACCCtgcatatatttgtgtgtgtgtgtgtgtgtgtgttgtagtaGATGTGTGTGAGCCATCTGTTGCGATTGCTGTAGCCTTGGCGTTCCCATCCTGCACGCTGTGCTCTGTCAGGGCACACTGCCCCAGGGTGCGGGGACTTCGCTGTATCTAGGACCCTCTCAGTGggacaaatgtaaaaatagcaTATTGAATGTGAACGCTAGAGTGGCACAATGAACGCTGTCAACGTGGTCACATATACAGTACGTGAGGCAGCATGTCTGTAATGTACCGTGAGTCAAGTCAAACAGCGGCTCTGTTCCTGCTTGTCTGCTAAATTTCAGTAGATTGTGATGTTATAATTCAATAAAGCCATTCAGAGCAGTGACGAGCCGCTGTATCTTTAGGGTTAGCGCAGTTACCCGTTCAGATAAAGCTAAGCCGTAgtgtgaaggtttttttttttgttatttagcGAATGAATGTTTAATTCTCATTGGGGCTGTGCTTTATCTCACATAACTTCacataaataactgaaataagATGGGATTGTTTGGCTTGCTGTATGATTTTAAAGGTTAAATATGCAGTGTGAGACAATGTGCAGTAACTCTAAACTCATTTCCTGTTGCTCAATAGTGAAATGAGCCATGCACCCAAACTGCTTTCTTTAATTATTCATCAAGGATCCTTTCATGCACAGAGGTGTTCCTGGAATGATTCATTAGTATCTACTTTACATATAGACGCTTTACGGTCCACAGACACTAATTCAAACCTGAAATACACACGCATGTACTCTCAGTTTCCACCAACTCTCATGATGCTCATATATACGCTAATTTAGGAATATTAAAGTGGAGATTTTGAGAGATAGTGTCACAGTGAATCTTCAGAATTAGTCACATCTAGATTCTCTGTGTTAGTCCTCCCGGAGcttaagaagaagaagctgctcGAAAAATCGGTGAATCCCTTCAGAGGCGGCCCGCATTACCAGAGGTTTTTTATAAAAAGACACTAATTAGATTTTGTGCACTCGAGGGTAAAGCAGTCGGCTCTcttgtttcagaaaaaaaaaaaaaatgacacagataAATCCTGTCAAAGGGTTTTCAGAATCATGTGTAGACCTCTATTGTAGATGAACTCTGCCTTTTTTAATATGCagtacagtaaaacacaaagcGTTATCAAGGTCACTGTCATATTTAGGTGGTGTTATtctgaggagagaaagaggctcAATACTGTTATTTTGCGGCTGCAGAAATGACTTCTTAACCACATCTGTGAGCTGATATGCTGACTCTCCTTTCTAACACAGTGGTCGTTATTTAATCATTGACCGAATCACTTTTAACAGAGATTCAGTTTCATGTTGAGCTCGCTGAATAGGAAGGGATTTGGGCTGAACACACTTTATTGATGGTAGAACCACATTTCTGAATATTTTCAAAGGAAAGATGTGTATTTCAATCTACTTTGTACTTTCACCATCAGTATTGTTTCATAAGGCTCTGGTATGAATAATAAACTCCTGGTATGAATTATTGTGTGCTTGTTGtcatttctctgctctctctggatgtttgttctttgttctttgtCACGTGGAGGCACAGCAATCTCCTCCTAATAAACACGGTCCGGAAGAAAAATTATTGATTTTGTGACTGTGCTTtgatctctttctctttgcagcTTGAAAGCTCTGGTTTCGACAGGCGGCAAAAACGTCCAGGCAGCTTGTGACTGGTGAGAACAACACACACTTTGACGCGCACGCTCTCGTAATGCACAACTGGAATGCAAATAGAAACTCTTGTAATGGTAAAAATAACATCCACTGCTCTGCTATTGAGCGTTGTATTAACATGTCACTGTGCTGTTATAACGGtactgccctctgctggacatTAGCCGTCCCCTCTTCTAGTCATCTCCTACTTCTCGCTCATCACTTTGGCTCCTCTGTGTCTGTCGCTTCAGGCTCTTCTCCCACGTGGACGACCCCTTCCTCGATGACCCTCTGCCCAGAGAGTATGTGTTATATCTGCGACCCAGCGGTCCGCTGCTCCAGCAGCTCTCGCACTTCTGGCAGCAGTCTCGTCTCTCCTGCGGCAAGAACAAAGCTCACAACATCTTCCCCCACATCACCCTCTGCCAGTTCTTCATGGTCAGTCTCAgctttattctgtgtgtgtgtgtgtgtctttatattgTCAATCCCCATGCAGAGGGAGTTATGCCTTTGAACATGATTCACACATGATTCATATCATATCACAATACTGGGACATATGAGTGCCATTCCTTAACCCATTTTTAGGGGTCTGTTACTttaataaagtaatgaaacccccccccccccccccccacagtcTCTTTCTTGTCTATCACATCCCTGTTTGTTAGTTTCATCTTGTACTCCATATCCctctttgtttgtctgtttgacttTTTGCTGTCAGGATTATTTAACATGTTCCCCTTTCcatgatttattattttgccGGTTTTGTATCTCGATCATGATCCTTTCACGTTTCTTTGGTGTTTTATAAGTTGTCTCATGTTGCTTTGAGAACTCTCAGTGCTGATTCCTTTACTGGgttttacagtatataataaatGCTGCTAGCTGGCGTTAAGCACTGTATGATCCACTATTCACAGCAGTATGCATGtctttttttaactcattttttatttttaaattcaggGTCAGACTTAAAGCATACAACCATTCACTGTCACCCTCCCCAACCCTCCCACATCATCCCTCTACCCACCACTACTTACAGCTCACATAACCTGCTTGCATTTCATGGTCGTGGAAAGTAAAAGCTAAATTAATAAATGTGGCAACAGAATGATAAAAATAGGAATAATAACAGTGAAAacatgaggagaaaaaagataaataaataaatgaataaaaagggTTATAAATAAGGCTGGGTACAGTATGAATAGACAAATAGCagtatacaaacaaacaacagttcaATAATCATCTAGGATCAGGCATAATTATACTCATAACAGGTCTCCATCATTTATCAAATGTGAGTTTCTGTAGGTGTAAGTAATGAGTGATCTGATCCATACAGTACAAAATCCTGTAGTTTTTGTAACCAGATCGCATTGGGGAGGGGGATGCGGGTCTAGCCAATGAATAGCAATACATTTGCTGCAGCAAATAGTATCTGAAGAAGGTGAGTATGTACCCGTCTTTCAATGCTGTCTGGTATCACTCAAAATAGTGCTACCATGGGGTCCCTGGGAAAGTCAATGTTAAAAACATACCTGAGTGTTATGTATGCGTCATCCCAATAGGTCCTAAGCTTTGGGGATGCCCAGAACATATGCACATAGCTGATACCTCCCTGCAAGCACCTGACGTAGATACATCAAATTCACATGTCATATGAGGTGTTCTAAAGAAGCGTACAACAAGTTTCCATCTGAACTCTCTCCATGTATCTGATCTGGTGACTGTGTGGGCCCCTGAGCAGATCTTATTCATTTCAGATCTCTGTGGGAATTGGTTCCGGTAATTGTTGCTCCTTTTCTCATTTAGTCTTAATATAGTGGGAGTTGCTCTTATCTAttgttaaaaatgcatcataCAAACCAGAAATGGTTTTGCCCATTGAATTATTAATTTGTAGATGAATCAACAGCCTCTCAATCGCCTTAGGAGCTTGACTCTTATCTAGGTCGTCTTTTTTGTGTAGAAAATGTCTAAGTTGTAAATATCTATAGAAACCTGCCTGTGGAAGATTacattgcttttttatttgttcaaaGGACCTCATAATTGGCCTTAATTGATCAAAGAGCTGGTGCAGATAGATTAACCCTTATCTTGACCAGTTCCTAAACCTGTGTCCATGTGAGAGGGGATAAAGTCCCTTATGGAATTGGGTGGCCCAGAAGTACATTTGCATGTAAGGTAGAGCCAAAGCCCCTTCTTCCTTTGGGAGTTGCAGTGTTTTATATCTGACCCGTTTTTGCTTCCCCTGCCGTCAGTATGCATGTCTGATGTAATGGCTGTTAAATTTCCTGTTTTGTCATCTCCACTGCACTCAGTGTGCCGATGGGAAGGTGGAGGCTCTGTCTGACGCTCTCCAGACCACCGTGGCCAAGTGGAAGGGTCGTATACCCATGCCCCTCCCCCTGGAGCTTTACACCTCCTCGACCTTCATTGGCCTCTTTGTGGAGGAACAGTTGGCGGAGGTGCTGAAGAGCTTTGCTGCTGATTTTGCCACTGAAGCAGAAGCTAAAGCAGGTTTGAGTCCCCTCGAAtcttttttcctgtctttttagATGCAGTTAAAAGAATGTAAAGTGAACATTGCATCATTGTTATGAGGGTGCacattactcttttttttttttttcctttgtccaGATGTTCATGTTGAGCCACATAAGAAACAACTTCATGTCACTTTGGCATACCACTTCCAAGCCAGTCATCTTCCAGTTCTGGAGAAGTTGGCCAAGAACGTGGACGCATCTTCAGGCTGTGACTGGCTGGCTGTGCTCTTCTCCAGGGATATTCGTTTCGCTAATCATGAGGTAGAAGTGCTTCCTTTTGAAATTAGTACTTCCTCTTAAGATGTATGTTTCCCTTCTGCACCGGTAGCTCCGGCACACGTCAGTTCAGTTTCCTTTTTTGGAACATTCAGTGAAAGAAATCATAAATGATCTGCATGTTTTTTCACTCCACACTACCATTGTCTAATGGCTGTTCACCATCCGCTTCCTTGTAGACACTGCAAGTCATGTACCCGTATGTGCCTCAAAATGAAGATGAGCTCGAGCTGATGCCAGGAgactttattttcatgtctcCGGTGGAGCAGGGCATTGCCAGTGAGGGCTGGGTGTACGGCACCTCGCTGGGCACGGGGCTGTCTGGCCTGCTGCCTGAGAACTATGTCAACCGCGCTGATGAGTCTGACACCTGGGTTGTCCACGGGTAAGAAAGGGAAGCACCTTACTCATCAGTGCTTTTCACTGATCATGGATCATCACTGATTGCCCTCCTGAAACCACCAAGTCCATTTTTGCAACTAATTCACTTTGCAAGAGAGACAACCGTCACTGAGTGTTAAGTCAAACTGACAATCCACAAATCCCAtcaatgtgcttttttttacagtttaagtACAAATCCACCCAAATAAGGAGATGTTTCTTGGCTTGAAAGattaaagataaagaaaaagaaaatgagtcaTCTTCTTGGCCTGCTTCTTGACTAGCCCTATGACTGGGCTCCTTCGCCCACATTGCTACACTtcatgagctgtttttttttaaaatttttaaagagtttttctcAGTAGCTGGCACAAAAGTATAGAATTCCCTTCcttgtttcatttattcttGTCTCTCCATTGATGTTTTCAGGAGTcatgttaaaatatattttactcaCTAGCTTTTAACTGAACCAGACGTTTGCTCATTCCCACGTTTCTTGGATACCACATGTTGTGTTCACATCTTTAACTTTTACTTCTTGTTTAgtttttcccttctttctttggtttcagtCTTCGCACTCTAACGTAGTTTGGATCTACTTTGTTGTAGGTGcaatatgaattaaaaaaaagttcaattttatGATGATTAAGCACTTCCCCATGTTTGTCTGATCTTCAGGTCTCACTCCGTTCTCAACTGTGCCTCGCCGTCTAACGCTGGCAGTGCTGTGGGCGGGTCATTATTTGACGGACAGCACAGTGACAGTCTACTTGACACTCTTGTGGAACCTCACAACCTCACCGGTCTCTGTCCTCCCATGCAGGTACAGAGTTCTTGTATTATATGAGTGATAAAAGTGTAATTTGGCTGCATGCTGGAGTGAAGGCAACAGCACAAACCTCACTGCTGACTAGTAATActtttgtgcatgtgtaaaaAATTAAGAGGGAAGTAGTGGCCTAAAGGTAAGAGAAGCTAGCTTGTGACTAAACCTCGGTAGGGAAAGCGAAAAAGCAGTGCTTGCCCCTttctcattaccaccactgaggtgcccttgagcaaggcccttaacccaaaaactgctccagtggagctgctcagtggctggaaaatcagactgtggttgtactgagcagcttccaggtgtgaatgtgtgtaattgtgtgaatgtgatcgGGGCTTTCCTGAAAAAGAGAAGCTTCTTCTcagtaaaacttaaaaaaaatattgatggaagaaaatgcaaatgaatgtgcgtttccatccactactgttTTGCGAATATTAATAGTTGAGTGCATCTAAGTAAATAGTTGGTTGTGCTGATTCTCCTATCGAGTGCAGTAACCTCAAAAATAAGGTCAAAGctgaagtgatggaaaacaTGAGGTGTGCTCTGATACCCATACTACCATACTCTTTAGTATGCCAGAAAAGATTTAGTATGTCTCAATAAATTGTATGTCAAATGCAGTATACCAAAAGTACCAGGATGTCCTACTACATCTggtcacatttttcagtgtgtaagCCAGCGTCACATCGACTGAGCTGCCAAGAGCACAGCCCAATGACAGTGCATTGTCGGTGCAATTAGGGAAGCCAGTGTAATGACAGAAGCCACAATGATGAAGTAGTATGTCCCAATTGCAGGCACACTGCATGCAACAGTATGTACTTTGTGAGGGCAGCTGCAGTAtgtactaaaagtaaaaagtatgCAATTCAGAACACAGCAATGGATACAAATCCTGGTGATGGAGAGAACAATGGACAGTGGAAATAGAGAGAACAGCTAACATGAAGCTTCTTGCTTTTGGAAGCATCTTAATAACTGTATCAGTTTTACAGACACATATTGAATGCTGCCCCGAGACAAAGAAGAGAGCTTCAGGAACATTTAAGTCATATGCTTCCTGTGTGTCATCATTTATTCCCTAAATCTGTTTCATtgcactttgttgcattttacttttatggATACATCAACTTTTCCACCTCCCCCAAGTTTAAAAACTTCTTTGCAATATTTGagattttttcaaattttcggtgtttccactcaggtttttttttttttttttatgtgcaaattgaaaatgtgcataacaacaggtggatggaaacgcaCATGTGTAGGCTGCTAGCAGGAGCTGGAGATAAGtgctgtgtaactgtgtgtctCTAATGTCTGTCTCAGGTGATGAGGCCAGCTACTCAGTCCTCCCTGTCCAGGATGAGACTGTTTGTGTGTCGCCATGGGGAGAGGATGGATGTGGTGTTTGGGAAACACTGGATCACTCAGTGCTTTGACTCCAAAGGTTAGTACGTAGGGGAGATTAATGAGAccttttatactgtatattagccACTTTTGACTTACTAAGGTTC includes the following:
- the ubash3ba gene encoding ubiquitin-associated and SH3 domain-containing protein B, yielding MAAKEELYAKVTPRRQRQSRPSTVKHGSTLDVLLSMGFPKTRALKALVSTGGKNVQAACDWLFSHVDDPFLDDPLPREYVLYLRPSGPLLQQLSHFWQQSRLSCGKNKAHNIFPHITLCQFFMCADGKVEALSDALQTTVAKWKGRIPMPLPLELYTSSTFIGLFVEEQLAEVLKSFAADFATEAEAKADVHVEPHKKQLHVTLAYHFQASHLPVLEKLAKNVDASSGCDWLAVLFSRDIRFANHETLQVMYPYVPQNEDELELMPGDFIFMSPVEQGIASEGWVYGTSLGTGLSGLLPENYVNRADESDTWVVHGSHSVLNCASPSNAGSAVGGSLFDGQHSDSLLDTLVEPHNLTGLCPPMQVMRPATQSSLSRMRLFVCRHGERMDVVFGKHWITQCFDSKGRYIRSNLNMPPSLPARIGGHRDYDKDCPITVFGSTQARLVGEALLESHTTIDFVYCSPSLRCVQTAQNILQGLQQEGKTKIRVEPGLFEWTKWVSGTCLPIWIPPAELAAANLSVDTTYRPHIPISKLAVSESYDTYISRSFQVTREILSECKNLGNTVLIVAHASSLEACTRQIQGLNPQNSKDFVQVVRKIPYLGFCACEEMGETGVWQLVDPPILPLTHGPNHSFNWREMLMQD